TGTTTTTCTCAATGGGCCACGGAATGGGCGATGCCCACGGCGACGGAATCCCGTTGGGATTCCTGATGCTGATCAATTTCTGTTTTTAGGGTAACACCTCGGCTCGGAAGATCGCCAAGCCGGCATTTTCCCGAATCGTCAACGCGTAAAGATCCGTCATCTCCAGGCCGTCGGGTTTGGAGGAAAGCTGCGGCTGCAATGGGCGAAATCGTTCCAAGGGCAATTCCACACGCCAAACCGCACCTTCGGCACCCAACTCTTCCGGCTGCACATCCGTCTCGAATTTGCCCGCATACACCCCGCGCATCTTCTGCGTGCTGAACCCGAAGCGCACCCGCTCTTTCCGGTCGGTTCGCCCTTCGAACACCAGCTTGGAGCCAGCCCGCAACTGGAGGGGGACTTTGCCGGCGCCAGGCACCACGAACGAAACGGCGAAGAGCAGGACAGGCTCGCGGTCCGGAACGGGCCACAGGAGAGGTTCGGCGTCCCAACCCATGGCCTCCCCGGCTTCACCCGGAAACCATCGGCCCAGAATGACCGCGCTATTCCGATCCGACGGTGTTTCCCATCGATGCACGGGCGCCGGTTGCGGCGAGGCCTGGAGCGGGTCTTTGCGTCCAAGGGCGTTGTGGATTTGCTGGCCCGCACCCAGCTTCGCCACGCCTCCATCCCATCCCCGAGCCACGCTTCCTACTCCCTCGTTGACCCGGACCAGAGTCTCGATGCCTGAAGCCTGGACATCGAACTGAGCCGCCCGTGACTGCACCGCCAGCGTCGGGGTTTGGATCACAAGATTCTCCGAAGCGGCTTTCCCCGGACTGACCCATAAATTGCCCCGGGTCATCTTCAACCGCAGTCCGCCGTCCAGCCCGTCGAGCAGCCGCAGAGACGAATGGCCGCCGATGGTCATCTTCGTGCCGTCGCGCAATTCAAGTTCAACCCAGGCATCGCAGGACCGGGTCTCGATCGTGTCACCCGCTCTCAATTTCACGCCCGGATTCAATCCGTAATCCAACTCCCCCCGAGATCCCAAGAACTGACGGGAACCGGTGGCGTGCGTGACTCGGGCGAGCTTGGATCGAGCCTCCGTGGTTCGCAACCAGGAGAGCGCCACGGCCAGCAATGCCAACAGGGCCGCCGCCGCCACCGCTCCGCGTGCCCACGGAGCCCAGCGAGCCTTGTGGCGAGGTTGAGCCGTGGAGGAGGAGGAAAGCACCCCGAGATCGGCTCGGGAAAAATTCTCTGAGGTCGTCCGCTCCAGGTCGGCGAGGAGGACAGCCTGCTCGGCAAGTTCACGCAGGTAGGCACGGGCTTCCGGGTCGTCGCGCAAGAGCGCTTCCCAGGCCTCGCGTTCCTGGACCGTGGCTTTTCCGTCAAGGCAGCGCAGCATCCACTCTTCGGCACCGGGTTTCATGAGTACAGTCAGGAGGTTTCCGCGACTCGGCGAAGTTTTCCTTCGATGCAGTCTTTCAACATCCCATGCAGGCGGGAAACCCGCTTGTAGACGGCGGTAATGCCGATCCCCATCCGTTCCGCGACTTCCTCGCAACTGCATCCCTCGAAATAACGCAGGCGTAGCAGCTCGCGCGCCGTGGGTGACGCCTCGGACAAGCAGTCCCGCAAAGCCTCCGTCTTGGCGCCGGAGGAGTACGGACGGCTCATCGACCATTCTCTTTCCAGCATTTCCAGAACACCTTCCCCCAGCCCCACGGATTCCCGGCGGTGACGTCGGAGCCAGTCGATCGACTCGTGGCGAACGGTGATGAAGGCCCAGGAGATCAAAGCGCTTGGGGTTTCGAAACTCACCTCCCGGGTCATCGCCTTCAGGGCGGCATTTTGAAAAATGTCTTCCGCCGCGTGAGCATCCCGCACCACGGTCCAGGCTGCGGCCGATAATCGCGTGCGCCACTTCATCAACACCTGCAGGATTTCTGCCTCGTCCAGGCTCATGACGGATCCCTCACACCTGGAGCCTGCCCCAAAGCACCCGCTTCGCCGTCGGGACCGGGGTGAGTCCGGAACGGACGCCCGTACCAACTCCAAGCCGCGGAAACCCGTTCCTTGATATCGGCCCCGGCCAGGAGCGAGCACGGCACCAGGAACAGCGTAATGGCGGTCGTGAACAAAATCCCAAAACCCATCGACACGGCCATCGGAATCAAAAATTGAGCCTCAAGGGAATCGTCGAAAATCATCGGCATCAGTCCCGCGAAAGTCGTGATCGAAGTCAGCAAGATCGGCTGAAACCTCCTGACGCCCGCTTCGACGGCGGCCTGTTCCAACCCGGCGCCCGCCAACCGCCGCTGATTCACGTAGTCCACCATGACCAGCGAATTATTCACCGAGATGCCCGCCAGCGCGAGCATTCCAAAGACGGAAAGATAGGAAGGTGTCATCCCCATGGCCAGATGACCCAGCAACGCCCCGACCGTGCCCAGCGGAATCACAAGCATCACGAACACCGGTTGGGAGAGTGATTTCAAGGGGATCGCAAGCAGCGCGTAGATGGCCAGCAACAAGGCCGCCGTGCCCAGGATCGTCCTCCGGCGCGAATCTTCGGCTTCGTCGACGTAGCCTTTGAACTGAAACGAAATCTCCTCGCCCTCCAGACACATCCTCTCGACTTGAGGCGCGATTTCCTTCGCCAACGCCACCACGTTGACATCCTCGTCCCGCGGTTGTGCTCCGATCCGTATGATCTCCGCGCCATCGTTGCGTTCCACAAAAGAAGGCGCCTTGGTAAAACGCACTTCCGCCACGGTCGCGAGCGGCACGGTCGCGCCACGAGGGGTGCGAATCCGCATTTGATCCAAAGTATGCAGCGTTTCCCGGGCTTCCTTGGGCAGTCGCACCATGACCCGAATGTCGTCGGGGCCCCGTTGCACCCGTTGAGCTTCCTCGCCATAGAAAGCCTGCCGGATTTGCTGCGCAAGCAGGTATTGATTCAAACCCAGTTCGGCGGCGCGCGGTTTCAGACTGAATTCCAGCTCGTCCTGCCCGTAATTGATCTGCGCCCAGGCGGTTCGAATACCCGGAGAATCTTCCAGAAGCTTCTTGATCCTTTCGGCAATCTCCGCCTTCTTGGGAGACGTTGGACCCCTCAGTTCAAGATGGAGGTTGGCATCCGAGTACTCACGCCCCCCTTCGAATGACTGCTCCGAGAAGACGCGGAAAAGGCGGGCTTCGGGAATGGGTCCGATCAACTCGGTCCACCGGTTGGCAATCTGGCTGTTGCGCGGTCCCGGAGTCGTTCGTTCGCTGGGATCCAGGATCTCCACCGAAACGAAACCGGATGATTTTGAAAAACTGCTTCGGTTCTCCGATCCGCCCACCACCCGGGTCACGTGCCGGATCAAAGATTCGCCCGTACCGGGATCCACGAATTCCCGCTTCACCGTCTCAAGCGACGCCAGAATGCGGTCCATGTAACGGGCGGTGGATTCCAGCGGCGTATCCTCCGGCAGCCGGAGAACGGCGGTAATGCGGCGCGAGTCCACCGAGGGGAAGGACACGAACTTCATGCGCCCGCCCAGGCAGTAGCCGACCATGAGCAATCCCATCATGACGAACAGCGCGAGCACGGAATAGCGGTGACGAACGGCTTTCCGAAGGGCCGGTTCGTAGAGGGCATTCACAAATCGTTCGAGTCCCGTGGTGACAAGGCCTTGCATTCGGTCGAACGCGTTCGCGCGTGCATCGACGCGCAAGCTTTTGAGGTGGGCCGGAAGCAACCATTTGCAAGCCAGCAGCGAAAACAAGAGCACCGAAGCCACGACCGGAGGAATCTGCCGGGCATAGTCCCCCCAAGTCCCTTTGAAAAACATCATCGGGAGAAACGCGACGATCGTGGTCAGCGCTCCATAGGTCACCGGCGTTGAAACTTCCAGCGTTCCCGCCACGACGGCGTCCAGGGGTTTCATTCCGGACTTCAGTTTCTCGTAGATGTTTTCCCCGGTGACGATGGCGTCATCCCCAACAATGCCGATGACAATGAAAAAACCGAACATGCTCATCATGTTCGCCGTCAAGCCG
The sequence above is a segment of the Verrucomicrobiota bacterium genome. Coding sequences within it:
- a CDS encoding FecR domain-containing protein, giving the protein MQLRGSRGTDGDRHYRRLQAGFPPAWDVERLHRRKTSPSRGNLLTVLMKPGAEEWMLRCLDGKATVQEREAWEALLRDDPEARAYLRELAEQAVLLADLERTTSENFSRADLGVLSSSSTAQPRHKARWAPWARGAVAAAALLALLAVALSWLRTTEARSKLARVTHATGSRQFLGSRGELDYGLNPGVKLRAGDTIETRSCDAWVELELRDGTKMTIGGHSSLRLLDGLDGGLRLKMTRGNLWVSPGKAASENLVIQTPTLAVQSRAAQFDVQASGIETLVRVNEGVGSVARGWDGGVAKLGAGQQIHNALGRKDPLQASPQPAPVHRWETPSDRNSAVILGRWFPGEAGEAMGWDAEPLLWPVPDREPVLLFAVSFVVPGAGKVPLQLRAGSKLVFEGRTDRKERVRFGFSTQKMRGVYAGKFETDVQPEELGAEGAVWRVELPLERFRPLQPQLSSKPDGLEMTDLYALTIRENAGLAIFRAEVLP
- a CDS encoding efflux RND transporter permease subunit; amino-acid sequence: MIRWFAQNSIAANFLMLAILAGGIWVGLFRVPMEVTPALSWNTVMIEMPYRGATAKDVERAILIPVEEALEGVKGIKQLNADGSRGMARFFLDAEPGTDLRELLEDVKARVDTITTFPNETERPRVFIPESGNYFAVLKVAITGDMSAHDLRKVARRVQEDLLEMPGISRARVEGGRRLEISIEAKADKLTAYQLSFQDLADAIRRFSIDLPAGAIDSPGGTLIVRTRGQAYGESEFAKIPIRSAHGAEVLLGEVADIHDGFEEGDKRVEFDGKRALFVQVMRTGQESAIDISNKVREYVRTASARFPQGISLAVWNDESRAIRARLTTVTSNTLQGGALVLLLLGLTLRPALAFWIAVGIPVALAGGVMLMPWFGLTANMMSMFGFFIVIGIVGDDAIVTGENIYEKLKSGMKPLDAVVAGTLEVSTPVTYGALTTIVAFLPMMFFKGTWGDYARQIPPVVASVLLFSLLACKWLLPAHLKSLRVDARANAFDRMQGLVTTGLERFVNALYEPALRKAVRHRYSVLALFVMMGLLMVGYCLGGRMKFVSFPSVDSRRITAVLRLPEDTPLESTARYMDRILASLETVKREFVDPGTGESLIRHVTRVVGGSENRSSFSKSSGFVSVEILDPSERTTPGPRNSQIANRWTELIGPIPEARLFRVFSEQSFEGGREYSDANLHLELRGPTSPKKAEIAERIKKLLEDSPGIRTAWAQINYGQDELEFSLKPRAAELGLNQYLLAQQIRQAFYGEEAQRVQRGPDDIRVMVRLPKEARETLHTLDQMRIRTPRGATVPLATVAEVRFTKAPSFVERNDGAEIIRIGAQPRDEDVNVVALAKEIAPQVERMCLEGEEISFQFKGYVDEAEDSRRRTILGTAALLLAIYALLAIPLKSLSQPVFVMLVIPLGTVGALLGHLAMGMTPSYLSVFGMLALAGISVNNSLVMVDYVNQRRLAGAGLEQAAVEAGVRRFQPILLTSITTFAGLMPMIFDDSLEAQFLIPMAVSMGFGILFTTAITLFLVPCSLLAGADIKERVSAAWSWYGRPFRTHPGPDGEAGALGQAPGVRDPS
- a CDS encoding sigma-70 family RNA polymerase sigma factor, producing MSLDEAEILQVLMKWRTRLSAAAWTVVRDAHAAEDIFQNAALKAMTREVSFETPSALISWAFITVRHESIDWLRRHRRESVGLGEGVLEMLEREWSMSRPYSSGAKTEALRDCLSEASPTARELLRLRYFEGCSCEEVAERMGIGITAVYKRVSRLHGMLKDCIEGKLRRVAETS